The following coding sequences are from one Triticum dicoccoides isolate Atlit2015 ecotype Zavitan chromosome 4A, WEW_v2.0, whole genome shotgun sequence window:
- the LOC119288035 gene encoding uncharacterized protein LOC119288035, which yields MATPTEEPTITMETCGDDVSDPTMETIGVLSDVSMASRSLPVGIVSTNFKVTRGFGGMAENAKVNVDRLYLRQVMTGWDANQSDVIQPNAVTGLGKTAVNNWGVYDGAGSKAELVAKTHGMHTLAGKWSNWFTLAFVVGRFEASTLQVMGANDEDEADNDWAIVGGTGEFAMARGIIRRRVYSITNNTLTHALTIEFFCHMTEVVPSPTKRGTVGGNRGTLPREMEGKSQRLENVTIYHVGAVEGFQFSYVDEDRKIRTTDTWGRVHPDPLRKTEIKFGPSEFVKKVNGAQRGGEGWLSRFEIVTTHKTYGPFGVDNGTPNFSYTVPEDETVVGFFGNTDNIFVTSIGVYTI from the exons ATGGCCACACCCACCGAAGAACCCACCATCACCATGGAGACCTGCGGCGACGACGTCTCCGACCCAACCATGGAGACCATCGGCGTCCTCTCTGATGTCTCCATGGCGAGCAGAAGCCTCCCCGTAGGCATCGTCTCCACCAATTTCAAGGTCACTCGTGGCTTCGGTGGAATGGCGGAGAACGCCAAGGTGAACGTCGACAGGCTGTATCTACGCCAGGTCATGACGGGCTGGGACGCGAATCAGTCAGACGTGATACAGCCCAATGCCGTGACAGGGCTAGGTAAAACTGCTGTGAACAACTGGGGTGTCTATGACGGTGCTGGCTCCAAGGCGGAACTTGTTGCCAAAACGCACGGTATGCACACACTTGCTGGCAAATGGAGCAATTGGTTTACCCTGGCGTTTGTGGTTGGAAG GTTCGAAGCGTCCACTCTTCAGGTTATGGGAGCTAATGATGAGGATGAAGCAGATAATGACTGGGCCATTGTAGGTGGGACCGGTGAATTCGCAATGGCTCGCGGTATCATCCGGAGAAGAGTATATAGTATAACAAACAATACATTAACACATGCGCTTACTATTGAATTCTTCTGCCACATGACGGAG GTCGTCCCTTCACCTACAAAGAGAGGAACAGTTGGTGGAAATAGAGGCACCCTGCCTCGGGAAATGGAAGGCAAATCCCAACGTCTAGAAAATGTGACAATCTACCATGTAGGTGCAGTTGAAGGGTTTCAATTTTCCTACGTGGACGAAGACAGGAAAATCCGCACCACTGATACTTGGGGTCGAGTACATCCTGATCCTTTGCGCAAGACGGAA ATAAAGTTTGGCCCATCAGAGTTTGTGAAAAAGGTCAATGGGGCTCAGAGAGGAGGCGAGGGCTGGCTGTCAAGATTTGAGATCGTCACCACCCACAAAACGTATGGTCCTTTTGGAGTTGACAATGGCACTCCAAATTTCAGTTATACCGTGCCGGAGGACGAGACGGTGGTGGGTTTCTTTGGAAACACTGATAACATTTTCGTCACTTCGATTGGTGTTTATACCATCTAA